From one Chlamydiifrater phoenicopteri genomic stretch:
- a CDS encoding SUMF1/EgtB/PvdO family nonheme iron enzyme: protein MVEVSSFQGEFLGDYRIIKRLGKDLWSESFLAEHRFIKKKYHLRVLDKSLLDQESFLGRFQELVVRLTTLDHPGIARIENVSSFEGNYFLVNSFEEDGNAFVSLTQYVLGSRSAIKESEVVSILEGVAEILDYAYERGVGHGELHPDKILLKKSGEKFRIVVQDFGFGELLREYLPKALFACDFQRSTARDLYLSIANDMAFRSPEYGLRSDREEDVYAFGALAYFLLSQKLPLGRFAIFSSQKSYLYDWKRVFEISFSEESLDVNSLSSLIVKKSPEAHSINMATGDSGAVEVKDIAEEVVESKVSGFVKEELAESVALPREVIDEVVKPEFVLVEAQSIDEAMDTSYGQENSCDEGTEGYSGILQAILSREPIVSQYKEKGRVSVEIEPLLTEMVLIEGGEFSRGSMNGNRDEQPIHKVILDAFFMDIHPVTNEQFILFLEHCGNDKDKNYNDFIRFKESRIRRAAGKLIVEPGYSLHPVVGVTWYGAYSYSEWVGKRLPTEAEWEVAASAGLAVSYPSGNELDKTLANFFSSDTTAVKSYPANPLGLYDMAGNVYEWCSDWYGYDYYEHSAQEPYSPKGPVQGVYRVLRGGCWKSLKEDLRVSHRHRNNPGTVNGTYGFRCAKDVR from the coding sequence ATGGTAGAAGTTAGTAGTTTTCAAGGAGAGTTTCTTGGAGATTATAGAATTATCAAGCGTCTTGGGAAGGATTTATGGAGCGAAAGTTTTTTAGCGGAACATAGATTCATTAAAAAGAAATATCATTTGAGAGTTTTAGATAAAAGTTTGTTAGACCAGGAGTCTTTCTTAGGAAGATTTCAGGAGCTAGTTGTTCGATTAACGACTTTGGATCATCCTGGAATTGCCAGGATAGAGAATGTATCGTCTTTTGAAGGCAATTATTTTCTTGTTAACTCTTTCGAGGAGGACGGCAATGCTTTTGTTTCTCTTACTCAGTATGTCTTAGGCAGTCGTTCTGCTATTAAGGAGAGTGAGGTTGTGTCCATTCTGGAGGGCGTTGCGGAAATTTTGGATTACGCCTATGAAAGAGGCGTGGGACATGGAGAGCTGCATCCAGATAAGATTTTATTAAAGAAGTCTGGAGAAAAGTTCCGTATAGTGGTTCAGGATTTCGGTTTTGGAGAGTTATTAAGAGAATATCTGCCGAAAGCTTTATTTGCCTGTGATTTTCAGAGGTCTACGGCCAGGGATCTATACCTTTCAATAGCAAATGATATGGCTTTTCGTTCTCCCGAATATGGGTTGAGAAGTGACAGGGAAGAGGATGTGTACGCTTTTGGGGCGTTAGCGTACTTTTTATTATCACAAAAGCTTCCTTTAGGAAGGTTTGCAATATTTTCATCACAAAAAAGTTACTTGTATGACTGGAAGAGAGTTTTTGAGATTTCTTTTTCAGAAGAATCTTTGGATGTAAACTCGCTGTCTTCACTGATAGTTAAAAAATCTCCTGAGGCTCATTCTATAAATATGGCTACTGGAGATAGTGGGGCGGTTGAAGTTAAAGATATTGCAGAGGAAGTAGTAGAGAGCAAGGTTTCGGGTTTTGTTAAAGAAGAGCTTGCTGAAAGTGTTGCTTTGCCAAGAGAAGTTATTGATGAAGTAGTTAAGCCAGAATTTGTTTTAGTTGAAGCTCAATCAATTGACGAGGCTATGGATACTTCGTATGGACAAGAAAATTCTTGTGATGAGGGGACGGAAGGTTACTCGGGTATATTGCAAGCGATACTTTCTCGAGAGCCTATTGTTAGTCAGTATAAAGAGAAAGGGCGAGTGAGTGTTGAAATTGAACCCTTGCTTACAGAAATGGTCCTTATAGAGGGGGGAGAATTTTCTAGAGGTTCTATGAATGGTAATAGAGATGAGCAACCTATCCATAAAGTTATTTTGGACGCTTTTTTTATGGATATTCATCCTGTTACCAATGAGCAGTTCATTTTATTTTTAGAACACTGTGGGAATGACAAAGATAAAAATTATAATGATTTTATTCGATTTAAGGAGTCTAGGATTCGTAGAGCTGCAGGTAAGCTCATTGTTGAGCCGGGTTATTCTTTGCATCCCGTTGTAGGGGTGACGTGGTATGGGGCCTATAGCTATTCAGAGTGGGTAGGCAAACGACTTCCGACAGAAGCTGAATGGGAGGTTGCGGCCTCGGCCGGCTTGGCAGTAAGTTACCCTAGTGGGAATGAATTAGACAAGACGTTAGCAAACTTTTTCAGCTCAGATACTACTGCGGTGAAGAGTTATCCAGCGAACCCTTTAGGGCTATATGATATGGCAGGGAATGTTTATGAATGGTGTTCTGATTGGTATGGATATGATTATTATGAACACTCAGCTCAAGAGCCATATTCGCCTAAAGGACCGGTGCAAGGAGTGTACAGAGTGCTTCGGGGGGGGTGTTGGAAAAGTTTGAAAGAAGATTTAAGGGTTTCTCATCGACACAGAAATAACCCAGGAACGGTTAATGGCACATATGGATTTCGTTGTGCTAAGGATGTTCGTTAG